In a single window of the Hippocampus zosterae strain Florida chromosome 6, ASM2543408v3, whole genome shotgun sequence genome:
- the unc119.1 gene encoding protein unc-119 homolog B, whose amino-acid sequence MHGSRNKAAPTVGKGHTDADTGTESNRRDRKSVGGMLKKLKSRRSQTDKWPVVTEDELRALGGDISPDHVLGLRAVTEDYLCKPEDNIYSIDFTRFKIRDLETGTVLFEIAKPPNCGPVEAEEGCGDADVSAGRFVRYQFTPAFLKLQTVGATVEFTVGERPINNFRMIERHYFQGRLLKNFDFDFGFCIPNSRNTCEHIYEFPQLGDDLIRQMVEHPYETRSDSFYFVDNKLIMHNKADYAYNGGQ is encoded by the exons ATGCATGGTTCTCGGAACAAAGCGGCACCAACAGTCGGGAAGGGACACACGGACGCAGACACTGGCACGGAGTCGAACCGCAGGGACCGAAAATCTGTTGGAGGGATGTTGAAGAAGCTCAAGTCGAGGCGCAGTCAAACGGATAAGTGGCCCGTGGTCACAGAGGATGAACTTCGGGCGCTCGGAGGGGATATTTCTCCGGATCACGTCCTGGGACTCCGTGCTGTCACGGAGG ATTATCTTTGCAAACCTGAAGATAATATCTACAGCATCGACTTCACCCGTTTCAAGATAAGAGATCTAGAGACTGGCACAGTACTGTTTGAGATTGCCAAACCTCCTAACTGTG GTCCTGTAGAGGCTGAAGAGGGGTGCGGTGATGCTGACGTCAGTGCTGGCCGCTTTGTCCGATATCAGTTTACACCAGCGTTCCTGAAACTACAGACTGTAGGTGCAAC CGTGGAGTTCACAGTTGGCGAGCGTCCCATCAACAACTTTCGTATGATTGAGAGGCATTATTTTCAGGGGCGGCTTCTGAAGaactttgactttgactttggcTTTTGCATTCCCAACAGCCGTAACACATGTGAACACATTTATGAGTTTCCACAACTTGGCGATGACCTCA TTCGCCAAATGGTGGAGCACCCTTACGAGACCCGATCAGACAGTTTCTACTTTGTGGATAACAAGCTTATCATGCACAACAAGGCAGACTATGCCTATAATGGTGGTCAGTAA
- the hnf1a gene encoding hepatocyte nuclear factor 1-alpha: MEGEERAGAAMPRWGRLTALQEQLVWALLESGLSRDVLIHAMGELERDRANGTDKGERGDGESSEEGEMDYPPPIFRDLEKLPPEEAAKLRAEVERLLQEDPWHVAKMVKSYMQQHNLPQREVVESTGLNQSHLSQHLNKGTPMKNQKRASLYSWYVKKQCEISQQFTNAKHGLTSMEEPGEDSRRGRRNRFKWGPASLQILFHAYERQKNPSKEEREGLVEECNRAECLQRGVSPSQLAGLGSNLVTEVRVYNWFANRRKEEAFRHKLALDGPFTSHPVSSSNPNLSSSPDLGAKYSHQIQCDTLNSARGSGGESVGRLVASPVQLEPSHTLLESHHPKLVSSGGPLPPVSTLTSLHSLSSPASSQGLIMASLPSVMSLGESSLVIGLTSTQPQTVPVINNMGGSFTTLQPISFQQQLHTQQPMPQQLQSHMGVSPFMATMAQLPSHMYNKTDSPQYPSSGLLSQAMVITDSSSLGTLTSLTSVRQILTADPEEQTDPSLQENSLHLQAHTPGAASSQSPEMYSASQTTDSHQSHLLSPSQTDISSYIPAQMVSPAQ; this comes from the exons ATGGAGGGCGAGGAAAGGGCCGGGGCTGCCATGCCGAGGTGGGGCCGTCTGACGGCCCTTCAGGAACAGCTGGTCTGGGCCCTGCTGGAATCGGGCCTGTCCAGGGATGTCTTGATTCACGCAATGGGGGAACTGGAGCGAGACCGGGCGAACGGAACAGACAAGGGAGAGAGGGGGGACGGGGAAAGCTCCGAGGAGGGGGAAATGGACTACCCACCACCGATATTCCGAGATTTGGAGAAGCTTCCTCCTGAGGAGGCGGCCAAACTAAGGGCTGAAGTGGAACGGCTCCTGCA GGAGGACCCATGGCATGTTGCAAAAATGGTGAAAAGCTACATGCAGCAACATAATCTCCCTCAGAGAGAAGTGGTCGAGTCCACGGGCCTCAATCAATCGCACCTCTCCCAGCATCTCAACAAAGGCACGCCGATGAAGAACCAGAAAAGGGCTTCACTGTACAGCTGGTACGTCAAGAAGCAGTGTGAAATCAGCCAGC AATTCACCAATGCCAAACATGGCCTCACATCTATGGAGGAGCCAGGTGAGGACTCCAGGAGGGGTCGGAGGAACAGATTCAAATGGGGTCCTGCTTCCCTACAGATCCTTTTCCATGCCTACGAgcgacaaaaaaaccccagcaagGAGGAGAGAGAAGGCTTAGTGGAAGAATGTAACAG GGCAGAGTGTTTGCAAAGGGGGGTGTCTCCTTCACAGCTTGCTGGCCTGGGCTCCAACCTGGTCACTGAGGTCAGGGTGTACAACTGGTTTGCGAACCGTCGAAAAGAGGAAGCCTTCCGGCACAAACTGGCTCTTGATGGGCCTTTCACCAGCCACCCGGTTTCTTCTTCCAACCCCAACCTTTCCTCAAGTCCGGACCTTG GTGCCAAATACAGCCATCAAATCCAGTGCGACACCCTGAACTCAGCCAGAGGTAGCGGAGGGGAAAGTGTGGGGCGTCTTGTGGCCAGTCCTGTCCAGCTGGAGCCAAGCCACACACTCCTTGAGAGCCACCATCCCAAACTG GTTTCCAGTGGAGGTCCGCTGCCGCCTGTAAGCACTCTGACCTCACTGCACAGTTTGTCCTCTCCTGCATCCTCACAAGGCCTCATCATGGCTTCCCTTCCCAGCGTCATGAGCCTAGGAGAGTCCTCACTTGTCATCG GTCTAACATCAACGCAACCTCAAACGGTACCCGTCATAAACAACATGGGAGGCAGTTTCACCACTCTGCAGCCAATCTCATTCCAGCAGCAGCTTCACACCCAGCAACCAATGCCACAGCAGCTCCAGAGTCACATGGGCGTCAGTCCATTTATGGCTACCATGGCACAGCTGCCAAGTCACA TGTACAACAAGACTGATTCGCCTCAGTACCCTTCGTCCGGTCTGCTGTCTCAGGCCATGGTCATCACAGACAGCAGCAGTCTGGGGACACTAACCAGCCTTACATCTGTCAGACAG ATTTTAACGGCAGATCCCGAGGAGCAAACAGACCCATCACTACAGGAAAATTCTCTGCATCTGCAGGCTCACACACCTGGAGCAG CATCAAGCCAGAGCCCAGAGATGTATTCTGCTTCCCAGACAACAGACAGCCACCAGTCTCACCTCCTGTCCCCTTCACAGACAGACATTAGCTCTTACATTCCTGCACAAATGGTCTCTCCAGCACAGTAG
- the c6h12orf43 gene encoding protein CUSTOS isoform X2: MKAVINRLSFASSNEANALENRKQIGTCVVMTGNAVKMVGSAKDSSSSSDDEALKRCQEAVWDTQKRETIGTGHPKPSKRVVVAAHEHDGNELQVTQGFQSHVAKKLGQFLDSRLTDIQTDISVCKTPAECENDDGFLLFSTSVPGQPADDPPSAVRQRPIPSSSDSDSEMETRLKEAAVSLKDLLPSSSLVSSPTATAAPHSEKKKKKSSETEEDNVAQKKKKKKRRKKAEDAGSKHVDCGGSPCAQNNGEQGGSKQGHHKVKWKKKAA, translated from the exons ATGAAAGCAGTAATCAATCGTCTCTCctttgcaagtagcaatgagGCTAACGCCCTAG AAAACAGGAAACAGATCGGCACGTGTGTTGTCATGACGGGCAATGCCGTCAAGATGGTGGGTTCAGCAAAggactccagcagcagcagcgacgATGAAGCGCTCAAACGATGTCAAGAAGCAGTTTGGGATACACAAAAACGTGAAACTATTG GAACAGGCCATCCAAAACCGTCAAAACG TGTTGTAGTTGCTGCCCATGAACATGACGGCAACGAACTCCAGGTCACCCAGGGGTTTCAGAGTCATGTCGCCAAAAAGTTGGGACAATTTCTGGACAG TCGCTTGACAGATATCCAGACTGATATATCAGTCTGTAAGACACCAGCAGAATGTGAAAACGATGATG GGTTTCTTCTGTTCTCTACCTCAGTCCCAGGACAGCCAGCTGATGATCCCCCTTCTGCTGTACGACAAAGGCCTATTCCCAGCTCAAG TGACAGCGACAGTGAAATGGAAACGAGGCTGAAGGAGGCAGCTGTGTCGTTGAAAGATCTCTTACCCTCATCGTCACTCGTTTCCTCCCCAACGGCAACAGCAGCTCCCCACtcggagaagaaaaagaagaaatcatCTGAGACAGAAGAGGACAATGTCgctcagaagaagaaaaaaaagaagaggaggaagaaggcagAAGATGCAGGAAGCAAGCATGTGGACTGCGGAGGATCTCCTTGTGCTCAAAACAATGGCGAGCAGGGAGGTTCAAAGCAGGGACACCACAAagtcaaatggaaaaagaaagcgGCATGA
- the c6h12orf43 gene encoding protein CUSTOS isoform X1, with protein sequence MKAVINRLSFASSNEANALAENRKQIGTCVVMTGNAVKMVGSAKDSSSSSDDEALKRCQEAVWDTQKRETIGTGHPKPSKRVVVAAHEHDGNELQVTQGFQSHVAKKLGQFLDSRLTDIQTDISVCKTPAECENDDGFLLFSTSVPGQPADDPPSAVRQRPIPSSSDSDSEMETRLKEAAVSLKDLLPSSSLVSSPTATAAPHSEKKKKKSSETEEDNVAQKKKKKKRRKKAEDAGSKHVDCGGSPCAQNNGEQGGSKQGHHKVKWKKKAA encoded by the exons ATGAAAGCAGTAATCAATCGTCTCTCctttgcaagtagcaatgagGCTAACGCCCTAG CAGAAAACAGGAAACAGATCGGCACGTGTGTTGTCATGACGGGCAATGCCGTCAAGATGGTGGGTTCAGCAAAggactccagcagcagcagcgacgATGAAGCGCTCAAACGATGTCAAGAAGCAGTTTGGGATACACAAAAACGTGAAACTATTG GAACAGGCCATCCAAAACCGTCAAAACG TGTTGTAGTTGCTGCCCATGAACATGACGGCAACGAACTCCAGGTCACCCAGGGGTTTCAGAGTCATGTCGCCAAAAAGTTGGGACAATTTCTGGACAG TCGCTTGACAGATATCCAGACTGATATATCAGTCTGTAAGACACCAGCAGAATGTGAAAACGATGATG GGTTTCTTCTGTTCTCTACCTCAGTCCCAGGACAGCCAGCTGATGATCCCCCTTCTGCTGTACGACAAAGGCCTATTCCCAGCTCAAG TGACAGCGACAGTGAAATGGAAACGAGGCTGAAGGAGGCAGCTGTGTCGTTGAAAGATCTCTTACCCTCATCGTCACTCGTTTCCTCCCCAACGGCAACAGCAGCTCCCCACtcggagaagaaaaagaagaaatcatCTGAGACAGAAGAGGACAATGTCgctcagaagaagaaaaaaaagaagaggaggaagaaggcagAAGATGCAGGAAGCAAGCATGTGGACTGCGGAGGATCTCCTTGTGCTCAAAACAATGGCGAGCAGGGAGGTTCAAAGCAGGGACACCACAAagtcaaatggaaaaagaaagcgGCATGA